In Chitinophaga sp. HK235, a single window of DNA contains:
- a CDS encoding glycosyltransferase family 39 protein, whose translation MKYLLIALVAGLLFIPFLGAVHLFDWDEINFAEAAREMIVSHNYSQVQIDFRPFWEKPPLFIWMQTGSMLLFGVNDFAARLPNAIIGIATLVSLFAIGKKLVDEKMGMWWALVYAGSWLPHFYFKSGIIDPTFNFFIFLAIYFAYRIAHSAKSYRMAILSGFFLGLAVLTKGPVAILVSMLTLLVYFLWNKFRIGIKLAHLGLIALFASITTLLWFGYEILAHGWWFVNEFVAYQIRLLTTEDAGHGGPFLYHWIVLIIGCFPASIFLFTYIRDRKKSIYNQPAATEQKDFKVWMWVLFWVVLILFSIVKTKIVHYSSLCYFPLSFLAANQVYKLAEGRVRMRGWNIALLLFIGIVLGIAIALLPLVGVYKDMLIPYIGDKFAVANLQAQVSWSAAEASYGLAYVLLVIISAILLIKRKISKGLICLFVSTILVIQVTVVHFVPKIERYSQGAAIDFFISMQGKDVYVKALGYHSYAQHYYTREQPHANKNYYNTDWLLNGQIDKPAYFICRITDSEEYIHHPNLEVIGEKNGFVFMKRKS comes from the coding sequence ATAACTACAGTCAGGTACAAATTGATTTCCGGCCATTCTGGGAGAAACCACCACTGTTTATATGGATGCAGACCGGTAGTATGTTACTCTTTGGGGTTAACGATTTTGCTGCCCGTTTGCCGAATGCCATCATTGGCATTGCCACACTGGTCAGCTTATTTGCCATCGGCAAAAAACTGGTAGACGAAAAAATGGGTATGTGGTGGGCACTGGTGTATGCCGGCTCCTGGCTTCCTCATTTCTATTTCAAATCGGGTATTATCGACCCCACTTTCAACTTCTTCATTTTCCTCGCGATCTATTTCGCCTATCGTATCGCCCATAGCGCTAAGTCATACCGAATGGCCATACTCAGTGGTTTTTTCCTGGGACTGGCCGTACTCACCAAAGGTCCGGTAGCCATACTGGTATCTATGCTGACCCTGCTGGTATATTTCCTTTGGAATAAGTTCAGGATCGGTATCAAACTGGCGCATCTCGGACTGATCGCTCTGTTTGCTTCCATCACCACACTGCTGTGGTTTGGTTATGAAATACTGGCCCATGGCTGGTGGTTTGTCAACGAGTTTGTGGCTTACCAGATCCGCCTGCTCACCACTGAAGATGCGGGTCATGGCGGCCCTTTCCTCTATCACTGGATTGTGTTGATCATTGGCTGTTTCCCTGCCAGTATCTTCCTCTTTACCTATATCCGTGATAGGAAAAAATCGATTTATAACCAACCTGCCGCTACCGAACAAAAAGACTTTAAGGTGTGGATGTGGGTACTTTTCTGGGTAGTGCTGATCCTGTTTTCCATCGTAAAAACCAAGATTGTCCACTATTCTTCCCTTTGTTATTTTCCATTGTCTTTCCTGGCGGCCAACCAGGTGTACAAACTGGCGGAAGGCAGGGTACGGATGCGTGGCTGGAATATTGCCCTGCTGCTGTTTATCGGTATTGTGCTGGGCATTGCTATTGCACTGCTGCCGCTGGTAGGTGTATATAAAGACATGCTCATCCCCTACATCGGCGATAAGTTTGCGGTGGCTAACCTGCAGGCACAGGTGTCCTGGTCCGCGGCTGAAGCCAGCTACGGTCTTGCCTATGTGCTGCTGGTGATCATCAGCGCCATCCTGCTGATCAAACGAAAAATCAGCAAAGGCCTCATATGTCTTTTTGTGAGTACCATTCTGGTGATACAGGTTACAGTCGTACATTTTGTACCTAAAATAGAACGTTACTCACAGGGCGCTGCCATAGATTTCTTTATCTCCATGCAAGGCAAAGATGTGTACGTAAAAGCATTGGGATATCACAGTTATGCCCAGCATTATTACACCCGGGAACAACCCCATGCCAATAAAAACTATTATAATACCGACTGGTTACTCAATGGACAGATAGACAAGCCTGCGTATTTCATCTGCCGTATCACAGATAGTGAGGAGTACATACATCACCCCAATCTCGAAGTGATCGGGGAAAAGAACGGGTTTGTGTTTATGAAACGAAAATCTTAA
- a CDS encoding superoxide dismutase, producing MNKREFIKLTSLAGVAALSGPLSSLAVPVTTAKTSLNDPKAPFVVPPLTYAYDALEPYIDKMTMELHHDKHHGAYVKNLNDAVNGTPFASLTLEEILHKVTDKDKAIRNNGGGHYNHSLFWTLLSPKKTTPSDKLKAAINSNFGSWEKFQEKFNDAAKTQFGSGWAWLIVSPDKKLSIINTPNQDNPLMHNIVKEKGTPILALDVWEHAYYLKYQNRRPDYINAFWNVVNWDEVNKKL from the coding sequence ATGAACAAAAGAGAATTCATAAAGCTGACCAGTCTTGCTGGTGTAGCTGCCCTCAGCGGCCCCCTCAGTAGTCTGGCCGTTCCCGTTACTACCGCGAAAACCAGCCTCAACGACCCTAAGGCACCCTTCGTTGTGCCTCCGCTGACTTACGCTTACGATGCTCTGGAACCATACATCGACAAAATGACTATGGAACTGCACCATGACAAACATCATGGCGCCTACGTTAAAAATCTGAATGATGCGGTGAATGGAACACCCTTCGCTTCCCTTACCCTGGAAGAAATTCTCCATAAGGTAACAGACAAAGACAAAGCAATCCGCAACAATGGTGGTGGTCACTACAACCACTCCCTGTTCTGGACATTACTGTCACCTAAAAAAACTACTCCCTCCGATAAACTGAAAGCTGCCATCAACAGCAACTTCGGCTCCTGGGAAAAATTCCAGGAAAAATTCAACGACGCCGCCAAAACCCAATTCGGCTCCGGATGGGCATGGCTCATCGTTAGCCCGGACAAAAAACTCTCCATCATCAACACCCCCAACCAGGATAACCCACTCATGCACAATATTGTTAAGGAAAAAGGTACGCCCATCCTCGCACTCGATGTCTGGGAACATGCCTACTACCTTAAATACCAGAACAGACGCCCTGATTATATCAACGCGTTCTGGAACGTGGTAAACTGGGATGAAGTGAATAAAAAACTATAA